The Malaclemys terrapin pileata isolate rMalTer1 chromosome 2, rMalTer1.hap1, whole genome shotgun sequence nucleotide sequence TGTGACTtcctttatgtttgtacagcacatggCACGTTGTGGGCACTACTGGAAACAAATAATAGGTaataacaaacaatttttttgtatttaattatagaacatataAAATATCACACACTGAACAGGATAGATCGAATTTGAAATAATACAGAGTAAGTGTGTTGCATCAGATACTGATATTTCATTCCCTAAAAATGGTATACACATTCCCTGTTCCATGCAACATTTCACTTTTAAAGAATTTTAACTAGAGATTATGCCAAATCAAAACTTTGGATTTGGGAAGTTCaggtctggatctgaactttggaCAGCAGTAATAATCATCATACTGAATACTTATATAGCACCTTTTCATCTTAAAGAGCTTTACCAAGCCCAGTAAGCATTatgcctattttacagatggggaaggtgAGCACTGAGTgggtaagtgacttgttcaaggccaGCTGTTCCCAGAGCTCAACGTCTCTTGATTCCTTCACAGGTGTCCTATCCACTGAAACACCTGGTTTGCATTTTGATCAAAGATTCAGGCCAGTTCTTATTTCTTCTGAACTGGTTCTTTCATTCTTAGTAAAATGCTAATCAAAGAAAACACTACACATAAAAAGAAATCTACCCTTCATGTGACCTTTAAACTTCCCAGCTCTTCTTTTGAGTACTTGAACTCTCTTGAGAGATAATGCTTCTAGGTTGAGATCCTGTCCTACAGAAGCTTTGCTTCTGATTtcagcggggccaggatttcacctttagAATCCACCAGCAAAGAGATACCAATCAAACCACACCATTTAAAACTTAGCAACTAGTGGGCCACGCCAAATTCTACCCATCTTAATCACACTGAGTAGCATCGCTCAGTGGGACAATCATACTCCCCTTAATTATAGTTTTGCTAAGGGATTAGTCTGAGCTACAGGATGGCTCAGCGAGGCTATTCATTGGCAAGGTTGGAAGGGTGGCATTATTTGGCCCAGAACAATTAATTTTACTGAGTGAGTTATCTATAACATGGAACAGGTAAATATCGAGGTGTGATAAGTCACAAGTTTTTAATATGCCAACTGGAGTAATGATACCCACCAACAGCAGCACTGGTTACCAATTTCTAATAATAGAAACTGGAAAATCATATTCCCTTTAGCATCTCCACTGCCTAAGAGTATTAACCTCAGTAACCATTGGATGTCACTGTTGGTCTACAAATATACAGCCAGAAGGCCAATTTTACAGCTGTAAGTAACATGAGAAATATAAAGGGCAGTTCCAAGTGGTGTGCTCATCCCTCTCCTACATTCATTTAGCCTGATTGTTAGGAACTAGTTATTAGTAGTAACTATAGTATTCAGATTGACCAAATTTCATACTCTTAGTATCTAGGAAACGCTCTGTATTTATTTGGCCATTTGCTGAACTGGAATTCTATAATGAATGAGttaaatgcaaagaaataaatGAATAGCAGCATTTTGGAGATGGTAAAATCTATGGAATGAAATTCAAGTGGTTCTTATCATCACCAGAACCTCAAATGAAATTAACTATCAGTTTCTTTCTTGCATTTTTCCCAATTTGTAGCTcccaaaccattttttaaaaatttcaaaacattttaataatactTGATCATTCTGTTGGCCAAGGGAAGTCAACAAAAATTCATATTAATTTCACATTTCTCTAGAAACTCAGGACAAAAATGTAAAGCACAAAATTTGGTAGGATAAGAAATTTCATAATTAATTAAATATCTAAAGCTATAAATAAAATAGTCTTGGGAGTATCATTATAAACcacaattcagtttttaaaacattatatttgaaggggttggggggaatCAAAGTGTACCTGCTCAGAGGAAACACTTATAGGCTCTCTGAGAATTATCCAGATGACACTTTCAAGAAGAGGTGGAACAGTAAGAGAGCCAAGATAAGTCCAGTAGTCCAGAGAGTGaggaagcaaacaggaagggtCAAAGTTTGTGAACAGTGCTTGTTTACCCTGGAAAAAGAAGCATGCACATTCTAACCCAGAACCACCACATTTAGCAACCACTTATTATGCAGTCTAGTTAATTTCTTTATAGTGtcagaacattttgtttatttaaaagtgtCAAGCAGGATCTCCCGCACTAATCATTCCAAAGAAGAATTATGGAGAGAAAAAACTGTAAGAGATTGTTCCATTGGTGGGGGCAAGGTTTGCATGGCTCTGGAGGATCACagaggtacatctacacagctcATGGCAGTGAGCCTCCCAACCTGGGTCCACAGACTTGGCTTGCACTaccgtgctaaaaatagctgtgtagatgttgaaGCTTAGGCTCTGAAACCTAGGGAGGGGAGTGGGCCAGAGCCACCCATGTGAAGGTCCTGTGCCCCTAGTGTTCCTTCTGGTGACAGCagggttccactgaagtcatgctACCAAGCACTCCTGTTGACTACAAATAGCCCAGTGATGGGGGCTCTGACGTAAAAATAATACAACATCTGGATGTATTCTCCTTTGCTTGGAATGTCTGGAGAGCTGGTGGGATGGCAAGCTGTGTCTTCTCCAGCCTGACACCAGCCCACTCATGCCTCCCTGGCCCACTGATCCATGCCCTCCCACCCCATGTGGATTTTTGGACCGAGAGAGAGGCCTCTGCAGGGTTTGGTGTCACAGAGATAACTGCCCCCCTCACATATGGAGGGCCAATTAATGCATGCAAGGCCACTCCATGTTCTGATCGAAGGGgacacgatcctcttctccccccataaAACAAGTGAGAAAATATGTCTCGATTCCCCAtgttcttgaaaaaaaaaaaaaactccactaAAATCAAATGTGCAATTATCCAATGTCAGTGATCTTGATGATAAAGTTATTTGTCAGGGATTAAATTATTACAGCTAATTAATGAtcttccccccgtccccccacatTGTACAACAAAATAATTACAATGTGCTGGTTTGCGTCTGACTTTATCCAGCAAAAGTGCCCCTAAACTGCCCCACATCAGAGCTAATCCTTGTTTACCAGCTGTAAATACCTAAGGAATGTGAATGTGAAGCATGGAAGAAAAAGAACAGCAGCAGAAGTACTGGAGAATTTTAGGAGAATTACTTTACCTTGGCTCTAATGGCATCCAAACGGTCAGTAATTTTCTTCAGCTGAGAGTTACATTCACCAATCTGTAAAGGCAAATAGTCCAAGATCATACTCTCGAGGGAAGAATATGCATTCACTTTCCatttattaatgtttaattttaaaatttttcacatagggcctgatccttcacccagtgaagttaatggtaaaactcTGATAAACATCAATGGATGCAGTATCAGGCCATTATTAATTAAAACAACCTGGAACAAATGCTGATTATTCAGAAAGAGGGATGTCATTCACTTTGATGAGACTATTTTTTCGTTAGCTGCATCAGTCTGGGGAgtggattttatttttagttcaCTTTTTGTAGCAGTAGAATAAAAGCTAGTTTTCTTAACAATGTTTTGTAGAGGAACTGTAAGAACCTCAGGCTGTATACATGATGTGAATAAATTAGTCTACAGCCTTTTTAAGCTTAAGTTCCTTAAAGCACACTGGAAAATTCACGAACATGACTCTTCTGTGTGACTCGTGCAGAATCAGGTTTCTCAGCAATGTTCACTGGGTCAGGAAGGTGTACACTGGGAAGGTGACAACACATATAAAGGAGTGGCTCATGAAAAGAGTACTTTGTAATTAGTTGACAAGAGTGGGATAAGTTCAACATGAACAAGCAGCACAAAACACGTCAAGGATCCCTGATGACACTGATCTCTGCAGCATGACAGCTGTGACATAGTCACAGAAGTGAAATTCACCTGTCAGCACAGGAACCAAAGGCTCCAGAGGAAGCAGAACCATTGTAGTTACATAGTGTGGGAGGAAAGTGGGGAGAAGGCAGCTGTGCAGGAGCCCTCCAGATCCCTGATATCAAGCAAAGCTTGGTTTGCATTTGCTTGGCAAAGACAGGGTGTGTGCCTGTGGTGTAGCCAGGGGTCTGCAATTATGTGGATGCAAAGGCCACAAAATCCTGTCAACAGCAAGGGTCATAAGCACTGCTCCAAACCAGggcaataacattttcaaaagtggcagtGGCCATCACTGTATTAACTTGACACTGAAGTAGGGGCTACTGAGCTGCCCGGCACCCTGTCCTCTAATCACAGGTTAAGTTTTTTGTGTCCTCTATGTGGCTCCTTGCACAAAGTCAGTGAGGCTGTGGGAAGGGGTGATTTCTTTTATCCTAGAATGAGCAGGTTATCACGTGTATAAGGCACACTCTTGTTCAGAGATTTTAAGGAAACCTCTAATGTGTGTTTTCCTCTTTAGACAGAAAAGAAGCAattcaccattggaacaaacagctaagggaagtggtgaattctccatctcttgatatcttcaaatcaagactagtgctttctggaagatatgctttagaaaAAACACATGTTATTGGGTCATACAGAAGTGCCTGGGTGAATTTAATGGCCtgcgatatacaggaggtcagactagatgatctaatggtcccttctggtcttaaacgcTATGAATTTTGGTGTCTTCCAGGTGGTGCAGCAATCTACTATtacaaacacattaaaaattaGGCATGTGGGTTTTGCCTTCATATTTTTGCTGCTGCAGAATTATGGGTAAAGGGATATTTGCTACAGAATAACAGTTTTGTTGTTTAAGCTTATAACACAGATTTATTAAAAGGGATAAAGCGATCGTTGCTTACCTTTAGAAATACTGCCATGACAGCTAATCCATCCCGCTGCCGAGCAGCCTCAACAAAAGTGGAATATTTGTCCGAGTTCCAGTGAACCACATGAAGCTGAAAGGCAAAAGCACAAATAGTGTCAATTCCCACTGAACTGGTGCAATTACAATTAACATGCAATTGTACTAGTGTTGAGGTTTCTACTTCACCTGTTTATATTCAGACGCATTCAATTTTCCAGCTGCAAATATTTATGTTTATTGAAATCTGGAAATATATAATCATACAAAGGGCAACAACAAGCACTGATGTGGCTGGGATTTGAACAGATATGAGAATGGCACAATTAACAGTGTTTTTACATTCCAGGTACAGCAGTTACTATTAAAAGTCAAAATTTAGCAACAGTTACCACCATCTGAAATACTGTGGATACTCACTGTTCTAAATATTGGAAAGTACTGCAATTtcataggccaaaattttcaaacattgaAGGCTAaaattaggctcttaaatccacatttagtagagctggtaaaaataagtgGTGGAATAAAATTATGCAAATTTCATCAgcattttcccctcccctgccccatttccTCAGTCAAAATTTCAGCAAAACATTGATCAGCTTTACAGCTGATCATGAAATGAGGAGGGGGATGAGAAAtgaaattttcaccaaaaaaatctccctcctcccctcttttttctcaaatttaaatttttttatgaaaatttttcaaagaaaacttGAAGTTTGGGGGAAAAATTACCAGCTtttggatttaggcatctaaataaaagtggcctgatcttcagaggtgctgagcacctgcatttCCAATTGATTTCTGACTGGGAATGTTTTGTGGTAGATTTGTAATGAGCAACTCCTCGCTTGTTTGATGTGTAATTGCTTGGAAGCTCCACGCAGACTGGTCCAAAGTTTGGAAGAGCCACTCTGGCCAGTCCTAGGATTGCCATGATTTGACCAGGTAAACAACAAAGTGATCTTTGCCCCAGTGCCCTCCAACCCCTCCCACCAAGCCATGCTCCCCAAAATCATGTTCGTATTCCCCTGTCAGGAGTCCTCAAGTCTCTACAGAAGGAGCTAAGTCACAGAGTCAGATGTCTCTCCTCCCTTGTTCAGAGTACTGCTGTTCTCGGCACTACCATGCTGTTGAGTGTAGACAAAGTAATTCTTATATAGCACTTATTATTTTCAAAGTACTGTACAAGAATTATCTAATTAATCTCATAAGATTTACTAACTCACCCAGAGTCTATAAGCTCAGAGTAGTTGAAGATCAAATTTTTCAAAAGAGGCTTTTAATTTTGGGTCCATCTTTAGGTTTTcagaacctgattttcagaggtgctgagaatctgttgctcccagtgacttcacttGGAGCCATACTTGTTGAGCTCCAGGTGGACACACAAAAACTGGGGCCACCAAAAGTAAAGGCCTCCTTAGAAAACATGGATCTTAATGGCTTGCCCGAATGAACTGCATAGGATGCTGTGTGGTCTTGTGGATAAAACAGGGGTCTCAGAGATCTTGGTTCTAGACCCTGCCTCAGACATGGACTTGGCTTTGGTAAGCTGCTTAATCTCTATGGCCTTAaggtttccctatctgtaaaatgggtataatagtaCTTGGTGTTGTGAGGCATAATTAACGTTTGTTAAGCTCTTAGGCCCAAACCAGCAAAGTACATAAGCATATGTTTACCTTTAAGCACGTGAAaagtcccattcaagtcaatggaaataccCTCATGCTtacagttaaacacatgcttaagtgtgtCGCTGGATTGTGGCCTTATGACTAATCTACATGAGGAAATAGCCCAGAATAGGTAGCACAGAATAGCTCCTGTGTGGACAATCTTATTCCACACGAAGGGTGTCTGAGTGTGCCGTAGCTTAATACATTTTAGAAGTGAAGCTAAATTGCACCCAGGTGCTCTCACTGCAGAGTAAGAGTGTCCCGTTGGGGAGTTAGTACAGAATAACTATTAATCTTTAAATTCATACCCTAGCTTATTTAGCAATAGCTTCCccgcatagacaagcccttagatatcCTTGTAGGAAAGCTATCACAGAAGTCCAAAGTAGTATTATTAAGACCAGAAATAGAATATAGGAATTCATACCTCACTTCTCAGTCCAATAGACCATTCTGTGTGCACATGTATGCATGTTAGTATTCTGGAGTTTACAATGTCACCATCGGACCATTCACGATTTTAGATTCACAAAAGCTAGAttgaataacttttaaaatgttatattttgcATACACAAAGAGGAAACAGATACTTTCAATCGGAATGACTTTTATtgtgaattaaaaaacaacaaacaagaaaGGACAAAAAGTAAAATCCCCACAGCTAAATAAACCACACTACTCCCTGTaattttgcaaaaaaacaaaacaaaacaaaacaaaaaaacaagagcTGTGAAACATTTTGGGGTAGAGCCCCATTCTCAATGGCTTGTGACTTCTCTTTTAAGGGATGTATCCCATCTTACCACCGCTCCTGCACTGCAGCTTGTTGAAGAGAACTTGGTCTGGCCAACGCGATGTCACAACACAACAGGACCGGGGAGCCCTCTTGTTTCCTGATGTCCTCTGACAGGGGGCAAGCCACGTAGTCTTCTTTGCTTGTGAACTCTCTCTTTCTTCTAGCATGTGCCAATTTGGCAGAGGTGCTTTCTTGATTTGTTAGAGCATTTTCTTCAGGGAGTTCAGCACTGAAACTGCATTCTCATCTCCTGGGGTATTTCTTCTGCATGACCAGTGCTCAGCAGCCTCGATCTTAATTCTGGTTTCCTTATCCCAAAACCAAAACGATGTCTAAAGCGCTTCTTGCAGAAAGTTACCAAAATGACAAGTAGTGGGAAGCTTTTTAGACTGGCTAGAAATTCAGATATATTTTCTCCTTCCATTTGGTTTCTGAGAtggaacttatttttttttttcagctagaAATTTGGTTTTGGTACATAATGTTTTTAAGCACCTCTATTAATTCTTTATACTCCATCTCACCTGGTTCCTGTGGAAAACATAAGCCTTTAAACACTGCAAATGTCACTTTCCCCACCAGTGgtagaaaaattgattttttttcttaccacTGTCCTCTATAGCATTTCCAATAAAATACTGATCAGGACTTTGTACATATATTTCAAATTGTTCCTCTTTTGCATTATAGTGAAAATCTTCCATATTTTcataaaaattgatttttagcttttctattttccctttttaccCAGGAAAACTCTTACTTTCTCTGAGCTATTTGTTGTTTGAGATCCCATTTTCCTAACTAaaatacttgttttatttttcccataCGCAAAGAGGAAACCGATACTTTCAGTCTGAATTACTTTTATTGTTGAATAATCAAAAGCAAGGAACAAGAAAGAGCAAAAGTAAAGACTCCACAAGAGAGCACACTGTGCGTTTCTCCTCTGTGACATTCTGCACTAAATGGAACACTCATAATGGCTGCCTGTCTCTTTAGGCAGCATAGTCCTTAgagatttaaaggtgcagtacacagaaaacaaaggcatAACTGTCACATTGCTACATACACCACAAAAATAACCACCCAACTCTTCTGCAAATAGTAAAATGCACATATCCTCAGTAAGGCCGATTAAAAAACCAAATCTGCAGTTTCTATGTCAGGCTTATTTTGAGATATAACGATCccaaaggaaaagttaaaaaataaaaacaaaaaagattaaaacaaTTCTCAAACAATAAAAATCCTCTAAATTTTCCACTTATAATATCTCATgtacttcttgtcttatcctttGCCAAAGTCTCCAAATATATTCTCCTTTGGCATAGGATCACACATGAAAAATTTCAGGCATATTGCTTATGTTTTGAAAAGTTAGGGAGCCAAAATCTGTCTTATAATGGAACGCTAGTCACAGCCTTAACTACAGAGAGACTATGGCCTCTATATAATTCAATGCAATGCCTTACCTCGGCTGCATACTTCTTTCCATCCACTGCATGCTCAGAGCCAATGTCATCGCTGGCCCCCCAATGAAAGTGAATTTGGCGCAGCCTATAGCTTCCATTGAGTGGTCCCCCTCTCAGCACTATAAACCAGATAATAAGAGATTTTTAGCCAAGGAGACATGCATTATAATAAAAGCTTCCGACCTACACTTTCATGCATACAGCACCATTTCAGGATCCAGGCTCTCAAATAGATTCTCGAAGCATATGTATTAATAGGATACCACTACTGCACAACAAcaagagaaagaagagaatatgCCCTTCAAAATTTAAGTTATATATGTAAATTAGCTAATTACTACTACTAGGGGATGAACTGAGATAACCCAATGTGTCTTACTATAGGCAGGAAgcagtacctttttttttttttttttaattcttctgaGAAATTGAATTATTATTATGCTGCCTACTTGGCGGCTACATTCTTATCAACACATTTCAAAGTGATACTGACAACCAAATTAGGCCTAAAGATTAGGTGCCATAAAAGGTAGATTCTTTAATAAAATTGGAGGAAAATAGGTCAGTTGGTTAAAAATTTATTTCAACATTCCTTGGCACTGTTTGAAACCCAGATGAAACCGTACTGTACCAAAGCATGAAAACCAGGCAGTGAAAATTACTATAAACAAAGTGAAGCTAATAATGCATCTGTTTTGTCCAAGTTCAAAATTAATGACatgtaaaatgtaaataaatggcaCATTAACAACATATGtaaaggcatgtgtgtgtgttatttgtcTAAAtatttgtctctttaaaaaaaaccaaaccaactaGAGATGGATCCAAACCAAAATCCAAGATCAGAACTTTAGATCCGATCTTATCTGCAGTCTCTTTCTGTAATGCCCTGATGCTGAATCCCCCGCCTCTTAGAAAAAGCTTCATCTTGATTTCAGCTCTCCGCTACCCCTCCACACCCGCCCGAAAAAGTACTGTTGTGCTCTGGGGTTCTAGCTAGACCCATTATAGAGATATAGAAAAGAGGATCCAGTCATCTAAGGCACAGGCTGGTAGGGCGTACACCAACAACAAAAGTGGAGGGTAAAAAGGAGGAACAAATGAGCATTCGTTTAGCACAAAGTGAAGATATCAAGAACAAAAATCCACCAAAGGATGAAAAGAGAAGAATTTCTGTATTTGCCTCTACTCTAATGCTAGGAGTCTGGGTAACAAACAAAAGGATTTGAAACTGCACATTTATGAGTTGGTAATacctagttggtattactgaaacctggtggaaaAAATTGCAttactggaatgttaaaatcactggctataacctatttaggaaggattgagtggACAAAGGAGGAGCGGGAGTGGcactgtca carries:
- the LOC128832310 gene encoding carbonic anhydrase 13-like isoform X7, translating into MGEFLSLQMSIPNTSIEVRDTQDLHLWPAHWKEVFPVANGDRQSPIDIQTEETKYDPALPPINPNYDPTSAKVILNNGHSTSVEFDDTENKSVLRGGPLNGSYRLRQIHFHWGASDDIGSEHAVDGKKYAAELHVVHWNSDKYSTFVEAARQRDGLAVMAVFLKIGECNSQLKKITDRLDAIRAKGKQALFTNFDPSCLLPHSLDYWTYLGSLTVPPLLESVIWIILREPISVSSEQLAKFRSLLCTAEGEAACCMLRNYRPPQPLKGREVRRN
- the LOC128832310 gene encoding carbonic anhydrase 13-like isoform X6, encoding MSIPNTSIEVRDTQDLHLWPAHWKEVFPVANGDRQSPIDIQTEETKYDPALPPINPNYDPTSAKVILNNGHSTSVEFDDTENKSVLRGGPLNGSYRLRQIHFHWGASDDIGSEHAVDGKKYAAEEPGEMEYKELIELHVVHWNSDKYSTFVEAARQRDGLAVMAVFLKIGECNSQLKKITDRLDAIRAKGKQALFTNFDPSCLLPHSLDYWTYLGSLTVPPLLESVIWIILREPISVSSEQLAKFRSLLCTAEGEAACCMLRNYRPPQPLKGREVRRN
- the LOC128832310 gene encoding carbonic anhydrase 13-like isoform X8, with the translated sequence MLHWGYDEHNGPAHWKEVFPVANGDRQSPIDIQTEETKYDPALPPINPNYDPTSAKVILNNGHSTSVEFDDTENKSVLRGGPLNGSYRLRQIHFHWGASDDIGSEHAVDGKKYAAEEPGEMEYKELIELHVVHWNSDKYSTFVEAARQRDGLAVMAVFLKIGECNSQLKKITDRLDAIRAKGKQALFTNFDPSCLLPHSLDYWTYLGSLTVPPLLESVIWIILREPISVSSEQLAKFRSLLCTAEGEAACCMLRNYRPPQPLKGREVRRN
- the LOC128832310 gene encoding carbonic anhydrase 13-like isoform X4, whose translation is MGEFLSLQMSIPNTSIEVRDTQDLHLWPAHWKEVFPVANGDRQSPIDIQTEETKYDPALPPINPNYDPTSAKVILNNGHSTSVEFDDTENKSVLRGGPLNGSYRLRQIHFHWGASDDIGSEHAVDGKKYAAEEPGEMEYKELIELHVVHWNSDKYSTFVEAARQRDGLAVMAVFLKIGECNSQLKKITDRLDAIRAKGKQALFTNFDPSCLLPHSLDYWTYLGSLTVPPLLESVIWIILREPISVSSEQLAKFRSLLCTAEGEAACCMLRNYRPPQPLKGREVRRN
- the LOC128832310 gene encoding carbonic anhydrase 13-like isoform X1, encoding MSIPNTSIEVRDTQDLHLSYLLEKHPILIASDGESNTIFGPAHWKEVFPVANGDRQSPIDIQTEETKYDPALPPINPNYDPTSAKVILNNGHSTSVEFDDTENKSVLRGGPLNGSYRLRQIHFHWGASDDIGSEHAVDGKKYAAEEPGEMEYKELIELHVVHWNSDKYSTFVEAARQRDGLAVMAVFLKIGECNSQLKKITDRLDAIRAKGKQALFTNFDPSCLLPHSLDYWTYLGSLTVPPLLESVIWIILREPISVSSEQLAKFRSLLCTAEGEAACCMLRNYRPPQPLKGREVRRN
- the LOC128832310 gene encoding carbonic anhydrase 13-like isoform X3; translated protein: MLHWGYDEHNAYLLEKHPILIASDGESNTIFGPAHWKEVFPVANGDRQSPIDIQTEETKYDPALPPINPNYDPTSAKVILNNGHSTSVEFDDTENKSVLRGGPLNGSYRLRQIHFHWGASDDIGSEHAVDGKKYAAEEPGEMEYKELIELHVVHWNSDKYSTFVEAARQRDGLAVMAVFLKIGECNSQLKKITDRLDAIRAKGKQALFTNFDPSCLLPHSLDYWTYLGSLTVPPLLESVIWIILREPISVSSEQLAKFRSLLCTAEGEAACCMLRNYRPPQPLKGREVRRN
- the LOC128832310 gene encoding carbonic anhydrase 13-like isoform X5 is translated as MLHWGYDEHNGEGGQLLGGRGVSPGPAHWKEVFPVANGDRQSPIDIQTEETKYDPALPPINPNYDPTSAKVILNNGHSTSVEFDDTENKSVLRGGPLNGSYRLRQIHFHWGASDDIGSEHAVDGKKYAAEEPGEMEYKELIELHVVHWNSDKYSTFVEAARQRDGLAVMAVFLKIGECNSQLKKITDRLDAIRAKGKQALFTNFDPSCLLPHSLDYWTYLGSLTVPPLLESVIWIILREPISVSSEQLAKFRSLLCTAEGEAACCMLRNYRPPQPLKGREVRRN